In Gracilimonas sp., a single window of DNA contains:
- a CDS encoding FtsX-like permease family protein codes for MKFEWYLALRYFKGSRKSSGFLSFIKYMSIAGIAIGAAGLLIALSIVHGFKSTINGKIMDFAPHVTVNTFINRPIHRADTLLTHLDRYPEIKSKQVVVQGQVMIQTKDQVTGTTLKGVDLQKPEFGVGNYITRGEYNLEPDSAGMPGIVLGSQLVEQLQADIGSVITVYTIEGIPSLINSPEIKQFRLTGIYETGIDLFDDVFAMVDRQYARDLFKYSETQANAIEIRLHDDSEILAFKEKLDQTVIFPFFNETIYTVFGNIFAWVELQENMIPLVISGMIVVAAFNLIGAILMMVLERTRDIGILKTIGSKSKMIRRIFLMEGLMVAGVGLIIGITISLLFYFLQVNYQIIPLSQENYYMSYAPVEPQAIDFIIVSIVTIILSGLASWFPARIAANTDPVKVISFGR; via the coding sequence ATGAAGTTTGAATGGTATCTCGCCCTTCGCTATTTCAAAGGCTCTCGAAAAAGCTCAGGCTTCCTTTCGTTCATTAAATATATGTCTATAGCCGGTATAGCTATTGGCGCTGCGGGACTTCTCATCGCCCTTTCCATCGTTCATGGTTTTAAATCTACAATCAATGGCAAAATTATGGATTTTGCCCCCCATGTAACGGTAAATACCTTCATCAACAGGCCCATTCACCGAGCAGATACTCTACTTACCCACTTGGATAGATATCCTGAGATTAAGAGCAAACAAGTGGTTGTGCAGGGGCAGGTGATGATACAAACAAAAGATCAGGTAACCGGAACCACCTTGAAAGGTGTAGACCTGCAAAAACCAGAATTTGGAGTAGGGAATTACATAACTCGCGGAGAATACAATTTAGAACCGGACTCAGCAGGCATGCCGGGAATTGTACTGGGTTCTCAACTGGTAGAACAACTTCAGGCCGATATCGGTTCTGTCATTACCGTTTACACTATTGAGGGAATACCTTCCCTGATAAATTCTCCTGAAATCAAACAATTTCGATTAACCGGTATTTATGAAACCGGAATTGATCTGTTTGATGATGTATTTGCTATGGTAGACAGGCAGTATGCCCGCGACCTTTTTAAATACAGCGAAACGCAAGCAAATGCTATAGAAATTCGCCTGCACGACGATTCCGAGATCCTTGCTTTCAAAGAGAAACTGGATCAAACTGTTATCTTCCCCTTCTTCAACGAAACCATCTATACCGTTTTTGGTAATATTTTTGCATGGGTTGAATTACAGGAGAATATGATTCCCCTGGTCATAAGCGGGATGATTGTTGTTGCCGCTTTCAATTTAATTGGGGCAATTTTAATGATGGTTTTAGAACGCACCCGTGATATTGGGATATTAAAAACCATAGGTAGTAAATCTAAAATGATACGAAGAATTTTCTTAATGGAGGGACTCATGGTAGCTGGAGTTGGCCTCATTATTGGGATTACTATATCCCTGCTTTTCTATTTCCTGCAGGTCAATTATCAAATTATCCCCCTCTCGCAGGAAAATTACTATATGTCTTACGCTCCTGTTGAACCGCAGGCCATTGATTTCATCATAGTCTCTATAGTAACCATCATCTTATCCGGATTAGCTTCCTGGTTCCCTGCTCGTATTGCCGCCAATACTGATCCCGTCAAAGTAATTTCTTTCGGCCGGTAA
- the lysS gene encoding lysine--tRNA ligase, whose product MSEQELSLSEQEEIRREKLEQLHELGVNPYPYSFDVTHTSKQILANEKELLRDEETNPDSESVVIAGRVMSRRIMGKAAFFNLQDSEGTIQVYIRRDDVGVEQYNTIFKKLVDIGDFVGIKGFVFKTRTEETTVHAEEFHFLSKTIRPIPTPKEEKTEDGETIIHDAFTDKEQRYRMRYVDLIVNPEVRKTFQQRTQMVQVMREMMNARGYLEVETPILQPVYGGAAAKPFVTHHNALDMDLYLRIANELYLKRLIVGGYDGVYEFSKDFRNEGLSRFHNPEFTQVELYVAYKDYNWMMEFTENMLEKIALELHGSTKVQVGENEIDFKTPWPRIPLFEAIENETGKDLYGKDLKELRAIAKELHVEIDKSFGAGKIIDEIFGEFVEGKLIQPTFITDYPLEMSPLTKKHRSKEGLVERFEAICNGKEIANAYTELNDPIDQRERLEEQAKLRAEGDDEAMTIDEDFIRALEYGMPPTAGIGIGIDRLAMIMTNSDSIRDVLFFPQMKPE is encoded by the coding sequence ATGTCTGAACAGGAATTATCCCTCTCGGAACAAGAAGAAATTCGCCGGGAAAAACTTGAACAACTCCATGAATTAGGAGTGAACCCCTACCCTTACTCTTTTGATGTTACTCACACTTCAAAACAAATTTTAGCGAACGAAAAAGAATTACTTCGGGATGAAGAAACCAATCCTGATTCTGAATCTGTGGTTATTGCAGGACGGGTAATGTCTCGCCGGATTATGGGGAAAGCTGCCTTTTTCAACCTTCAGGATTCCGAGGGAACCATTCAGGTTTATATCAGGCGAGATGATGTAGGCGTTGAACAATACAATACTATCTTTAAGAAGCTGGTGGATATTGGGGATTTTGTAGGGATCAAAGGATTTGTATTTAAAACCCGTACCGAAGAGACTACCGTACATGCTGAGGAATTTCATTTTCTATCCAAAACCATCCGCCCTATTCCCACTCCCAAAGAAGAGAAAACGGAAGATGGTGAAACAATCATCCATGATGCCTTCACAGATAAAGAACAGCGCTACCGAATGCGCTATGTGGATCTTATCGTAAATCCTGAGGTTCGCAAAACGTTTCAGCAGCGTACCCAGATGGTTCAGGTTATGCGTGAAATGATGAACGCCAGAGGGTATCTCGAGGTAGAAACCCCTATCCTGCAGCCTGTATATGGAGGAGCTGCAGCGAAGCCTTTTGTAACTCATCACAATGCCCTGGATATGGATTTGTATCTGCGTATTGCCAATGAGTTATATCTGAAAAGACTGATTGTTGGCGGATATGATGGAGTCTATGAATTCTCTAAGGATTTTCGCAATGAGGGGCTCTCCCGATTCCATAATCCTGAATTTACCCAGGTTGAATTATACGTGGCCTACAAAGACTATAACTGGATGATGGAATTCACCGAAAATATGCTGGAGAAAATTGCTCTTGAACTCCATGGCTCTACCAAAGTTCAGGTAGGTGAAAATGAAATCGATTTTAAAACACCATGGCCGAGAATTCCTTTATTTGAAGCGATTGAAAATGAAACCGGTAAAGATTTGTATGGTAAAGACCTCAAAGAACTTCGTGCCATTGCCAAGGAACTGCATGTGGAAATTGACAAGTCTTTTGGAGCAGGTAAAATTATCGATGAGATTTTTGGTGAATTTGTGGAAGGTAAACTTATACAGCCTACATTCATTACGGATTATCCGCTGGAGATGAGCCCGTTAACCAAAAAACATCGCTCCAAGGAAGGATTGGTAGAACGATTTGAGGCTATATGCAATGGAAAAGAGATTGCCAATGCTTATACCGAGCTTAACGATCCCATCGATCAGCGTGAACGACTTGAAGAGCAAGCAAAATTACGAGCTGAAGGAGATGATGAAGCGATGACCATTGACGAAGACTTCATTCGTGCTCTGGAGTATGGGATGCCTCCTACTGCCGGAATTGGAATCGGTATCGATCGCCTGGCTATGATCATGACCAACTCCGACTCCATTCGTGATGTTCTCTTCTTTCCGCAAATGAAACCGGAATAA
- a CDS encoding HAMP domain-containing sensor histidine kinase, giving the protein MRKRIFLFSSILISLAFTLMWVFVRPQYKEAIINERTTIVSQLQEYSLQRSDQIIRNWLNSTNYMVRQIENNPAQTQDIVTKTVNLTPGLMRISIYQEGSSESVDIRRSIYDGVDFSNLAYNWHPSRLDPTIKVSLNPDKLNENYFLIAQKAIRISNDVFFLEMFFDANTIVNDLIDIPLGGAYEANIFTNNGLQILPSKEVELPQSLLEDAGYSNQLTIDINDNQWFLLNSRFQTIPFWHIVAVKDSFILKPVHDLITFSLITGGSILLILFSFSWYVSRRVNKPVAQIIDDVEYMSTLNFEHPIKPVALPEFNLMQNTLETIRITLARYQEINVEKIILEEWKNRYMMTYSEDLIGILDSSKHFSFINNNFEQFLNELNIKPENAHLDDIFSHDDISVAKFEQRVHNPDPYTVKINNSEVSRYLNDNKSDYYDFQYVSIINKEGDEEAALIILHDKTEDRLNDIKRNDMINIIAHELKNPITSIMGLSEVLMDSTYNMDESERKNIVDEILLSGERMKSLVNRFLDIQRIESGRTNIDFESIDLLRITEDVKSISHPLLLKKNLKTKLIKEGRNFKINGSSELIFDAIQNLLSNAIKYGDPNRTIEIKLSNTPDSTSISITDYGFGIDLEEQKRIFDKFYRVKSNKKAARESGTGLGLAYVREIIHLHNGEIELESNEEIGSRFMLVFPK; this is encoded by the coding sequence TTGAGGAAGAGAATCTTCTTATTCTCTTCAATTCTGATTTCGTTGGCTTTTACCCTGATGTGGGTATTTGTGCGTCCACAGTATAAAGAAGCCATTATTAACGAAAGAACGACCATTGTTTCTCAGCTTCAAGAATATTCGCTGCAACGTTCTGATCAAATCATACGAAACTGGTTGAATTCCACCAATTACATGGTCCGTCAGATTGAAAACAATCCTGCTCAAACTCAGGATATCGTTACCAAAACTGTTAATCTCACGCCCGGTTTAATGAGAATCTCAATTTACCAGGAAGGCTCTTCTGAATCTGTTGATATTCGCCGATCTATCTATGACGGAGTGGATTTCAGTAACCTGGCCTATAATTGGCACCCCTCCCGGTTGGATCCGACAATTAAAGTAAGTCTCAATCCTGATAAACTAAATGAAAACTACTTCCTGATCGCACAAAAAGCAATTCGGATCAGTAATGACGTCTTCTTCCTTGAAATGTTTTTTGATGCAAACACTATCGTCAATGATCTTATTGACATCCCTTTGGGCGGTGCTTATGAAGCAAATATCTTTACCAATAATGGATTACAAATTCTTCCTTCTAAAGAAGTTGAACTCCCTCAATCGTTATTGGAGGATGCCGGCTATTCAAATCAGTTGACTATTGATATAAATGATAATCAATGGTTTTTATTGAATTCAAGATTTCAAACTATACCTTTTTGGCATATCGTGGCCGTTAAAGATTCCTTTATTCTAAAGCCGGTACACGACCTTATCACCTTCTCTTTGATTACTGGGGGCAGCATTTTACTGATATTGTTCAGTTTTAGCTGGTATGTGAGCCGACGTGTAAACAAACCGGTAGCTCAAATTATAGATGATGTAGAATATATGAGTACGCTGAATTTTGAACATCCCATTAAGCCGGTCGCCCTTCCCGAATTTAATCTGATGCAGAATACACTGGAAACCATCAGGATTACATTAGCCCGGTACCAAGAGATAAATGTTGAAAAAATCATTCTTGAGGAATGGAAAAACAGGTATATGATGACCTATTCCGAGGATTTGATTGGTATTCTGGATTCCTCTAAACACTTCAGTTTCATAAATAACAATTTCGAGCAATTCCTAAATGAGCTTAACATTAAACCCGAAAATGCACATTTGGATGACATATTTTCTCATGATGATATTTCGGTCGCTAAATTTGAACAAAGAGTACACAATCCGGATCCCTATACCGTAAAAATCAACAATTCTGAAGTTTCTCGTTACCTGAATGATAACAAAAGCGATTATTACGATTTTCAGTACGTTTCCATTATCAATAAAGAAGGAGATGAAGAAGCAGCCCTTATCATTCTGCACGACAAAACTGAAGACAGACTAAATGATATCAAGCGAAATGATATGATCAATATCATTGCCCATGAACTAAAAAATCCAATTACAAGTATTATGGGCCTTTCAGAAGTGCTTATGGATTCCACTTATAACATGGATGAAAGTGAAAGGAAAAACATAGTCGATGAAATTCTCCTTTCCGGAGAACGAATGAAGAGCCTTGTAAATCGTTTTCTGGATATTCAACGCATTGAATCAGGTCGAACAAATATCGATTTTGAATCTATTGACCTTCTGCGTATTACCGAAGACGTCAAAAGTATTTCCCACCCTCTCCTTCTTAAGAAAAACCTGAAAACAAAACTCATTAAAGAAGGAAGGAATTTCAAGATAAACGGGAGTTCTGAGCTTATTTTCGATGCCATCCAAAACCTATTAAGCAACGCAATTAAATACGGAGATCCCAACCGAACTATTGAAATAAAATTAAGCAACACCCCGGATTCAACCAGTATTAGTATTACAGATTATGGGTTTGGGATCGATCTTGAGGAACAAAAAAGGATATTTGATAAATTTTACCGTGTTAAATCCAATAAAAAGGCCGCCCGGGAAAGCGGGACCGGTCTTGGTTTGGCATATGTACGCGAAATAATTCACTTGCACAACGGAGAAATAGAGCTTGAATCAAATGAAGAGATTGGATCTCGCTTTATGTTGGTTTTTCCAAAATAA
- the ald gene encoding alanine dehydrogenase — MIIGVPKEIKTHENRVAIQPGGVVQLKRNGHEVLIENNAGVGSGFSNQQYIDAGATIIDDVEEVWKKAEMIMKVKEPIAVEYPRMRKGQVIFTYFHFAAEEALTKAVVDSKCIAIAYETVEKADRSLPLLIPMSEVAGRMAAQEGAIYLEKPKGGRGVLMGGIPGVPPANVLVLGGGIVGVNAAKIAAGMGAKTTIMDINMPRLRYLDDVMEKNVTTMFSSEANIRKMLPDVDLVIGAVLKPGAKAPHLITRDMLKEMKPGTVLVDVAIDQGGCFETSKPTTHKDPVYVVEDVVHYCVANMPGAVPYTSTMGLTNVTLPYAVQLANKGWKQALKDDPELLKGLNIADGSIVYQDVAEAFGMKWEDVDSVLN; from the coding sequence ATGATTATTGGAGTTCCTAAAGAGATTAAAACCCACGAAAACAGGGTAGCTATTCAACCCGGTGGCGTGGTTCAACTAAAGCGTAACGGACATGAAGTTTTAATTGAAAATAATGCAGGAGTTGGCAGTGGCTTCAGTAATCAACAATACATTGATGCCGGTGCTACTATTATTGATGATGTTGAAGAGGTTTGGAAGAAAGCCGAAATGATCATGAAGGTAAAAGAACCTATAGCGGTTGAATACCCGCGCATGCGAAAAGGGCAGGTTATTTTTACCTATTTTCACTTTGCTGCAGAAGAAGCCCTTACCAAAGCAGTGGTTGATTCGAAATGTATTGCCATTGCTTATGAAACGGTGGAAAAAGCCGACCGTTCTCTTCCTTTGTTAATCCCAATGAGTGAAGTAGCCGGACGTATGGCTGCCCAGGAAGGCGCCATTTATCTGGAAAAACCTAAAGGCGGACGTGGTGTATTGATGGGGGGAATCCCCGGTGTGCCTCCCGCTAACGTATTAGTACTTGGCGGCGGTATTGTAGGGGTGAATGCTGCCAAAATAGCCGCAGGAATGGGGGCCAAAACAACTATTATGGATATTAATATGCCTCGTCTGCGTTACCTGGATGATGTTATGGAGAAAAATGTAACGACCATGTTTTCATCTGAAGCCAATATTCGGAAAATGCTTCCGGATGTAGACCTTGTGATTGGTGCAGTCCTGAAACCTGGAGCTAAAGCCCCACATCTTATCACCCGTGATATGCTCAAGGAAATGAAACCCGGAACCGTATTAGTGGATGTTGCCATTGATCAGGGCGGATGCTTTGAGACTTCTAAGCCAACAACTCATAAAGATCCGGTGTACGTGGTGGAAGATGTTGTGCATTATTGCGTGGCTAATATGCCCGGAGCAGTACCTTATACTTCTACGATGGGACTGACTAACGTGACCTTGCCTTATGCAGTGCAACTTGCTAATAAAGGATGGAAACAGGCTCTTAAAGATGATCCTGAGCTTCTCAAAGGCTTGAACATTGCTGACGGATCTATCGTCTATCAAGATGTTGCAGAAGCATTTGGCATGAAGTGGGAAGATGTTGATTCTGTACTGAATTGA
- a CDS encoding DUF5723 family protein encodes MKRNLLLVILIFGVTAASALAQSRHQTAQSLGMGSGGTAYVDGYQANFLNPANLMLDIHRSNTTIGFANIGMNAGGSLVNIAVYNKYLTSGQLIAGETRTNMLNDWFGSNPNNTRQLATTLSVAPIGVSHRSSKQAFSMASRVRITEDFSMNKGMAELLTYGLDADKFSTPTPINFNSNMVAFAEISVGYARHLMNLPNLPFAKDIKLFVGVAPKYLYGVYTADLDFNSTLQMTRSDGSSPFTINHDFNYSLQTIGELSRQLRAYEAAFSQDENAKFEDYVDYEGDDLGEAQATGFGVDFGATLQMDVSALPIPLFFNKQKTLRLSMSVTDLGKLSYDQSASNVYADGEFSYSGAQDEDSFNNFFDNLGDSLKNDVYGNFNSEDIDAVTYNLPSMYNFGASLEMGKLLVALDYGVGFNNAGINSTRSVLALGAQYHFFGFLPVRAGTRIGGYSSAAYSAGIGLDFNFLEFTVGASTVGNSENNGSSVGAAWSGIVIRF; translated from the coding sequence ATGAAGAGAAACTTACTATTGGTGATCCTGATATTTGGAGTAACGGCTGCTTCTGCATTAGCCCAATCTCGTCACCAGACAGCTCAATCCCTTGGGATGGGAAGCGGCGGAACGGCTTATGTTGACGGATACCAGGCTAATTTTTTGAATCCCGCGAATTTGATGTTAGATATACATCGCTCCAATACCACGATTGGTTTTGCGAATATTGGGATGAATGCAGGAGGAAGCTTAGTTAATATAGCTGTTTACAATAAGTATTTAACCTCCGGTCAATTGATTGCCGGCGAAACACGTACCAATATGCTTAACGATTGGTTTGGCAGTAATCCAAATAATACACGACAATTGGCAACCACGTTGAGTGTTGCTCCTATTGGGGTCTCGCACAGGAGCTCAAAACAGGCCTTCAGCATGGCTTCCCGGGTTCGGATTACTGAAGATTTTTCGATGAATAAAGGGATGGCTGAATTATTGACGTATGGGTTGGATGCGGATAAATTCTCAACCCCGACCCCAATCAATTTTAATTCCAACATGGTGGCTTTTGCAGAAATATCCGTTGGATATGCACGCCACCTCATGAATCTTCCAAACCTTCCGTTTGCCAAAGATATCAAGCTGTTTGTGGGTGTTGCTCCCAAATATTTATACGGAGTTTATACAGCAGATCTGGATTTTAATTCAACCTTGCAAATGACACGCAGTGACGGGAGCAGCCCATTCACTATCAACCATGATTTTAACTACAGTCTTCAAACTATCGGAGAGCTATCTCGCCAGTTACGGGCGTATGAAGCTGCTTTCAGTCAAGATGAAAATGCAAAATTTGAGGACTATGTGGATTATGAGGGAGATGATCTTGGAGAAGCACAGGCTACAGGCTTTGGGGTAGATTTTGGTGCTACACTGCAAATGGATGTCTCAGCTTTGCCAATTCCTTTGTTTTTCAACAAACAAAAGACCTTGAGATTATCAATGTCGGTAACTGATTTAGGGAAATTGAGCTATGACCAGTCGGCCTCAAATGTGTATGCTGACGGTGAATTCAGTTACTCGGGCGCACAAGATGAAGACTCTTTCAACAATTTCTTCGATAACTTAGGGGACAGCCTTAAAAATGATGTGTATGGCAATTTCAATTCCGAGGATATTGATGCGGTGACGTATAATTTACCTTCCATGTATAATTTTGGAGCTTCCCTGGAGATGGGCAAACTGTTAGTAGCCTTAGATTACGGAGTTGGTTTTAATAATGCAGGAATTAATTCAACCCGGAGTGTTTTGGCTCTTGGTGCTCAGTACCACTTTTTCGGCTTTTTACCTGTTCGTGCCGGAACCCGAATTGGGGGATATTCCTCTGCGGCTTACTCTGCAGGAATTGGACTCGATTTTAATTTCCTTGAGTTTACAGTTGGAGCTTCAACGGTGGGTAATTCTGAAAACAATGGATCTTCAGTTGGCGCAGCCTGGAGTGGTATTGTGATCCGTTTTTAA
- a CDS encoding zinc-dependent metalloprotease, which yields MKSYSSVITKDAETDEGLFDVHWVKDKLYYELPDSLLNREMLLVSRIAEVPTDYFGFFSSGAKTAEQVITFERQRDQILIRKQSYNAVAADTLPIYKSVKANNFAPIIAAFPIETISEDSSSIVIEMTDFFTSDIEAISGAISFLRREYQVRRLDGDRSYIESAKSFPENIEIRHVLTYNAGNPPSDEQTATLSMLMSQSMVLLPEEPMRPRYEDYRVGWFTVNQIDYGSDEQKAAEKSYIRRWRLEPKDPEAYARGELVEPVKPIVYYLDPATPTKYVPYIKQGVEDWNEAFEAAGFKNAVIAKEAPSPEEDPDWSPEDIRYSTVRWVASTIRNAVGPSVSDPRTGEIIESDIVWYHNHMRSYRNRLMIETGAANPEARKLKLDDDLIGETMRRVISHEIGHAIGLPHNMQSSSAYPVDSLRSGSFTQKYGIATTIMEYARQNYIAQPGDENIRFIRKIGPYDKYAVNWGYRVIPEARTPEDEKPILDEWILEKADDPIYRFASSTGYDPSAQTEDLSNDPVQASTYGLMNLKRVVPNLIEWTSTPGEGYDDLEEIYSELIFQWARYAGHVSTNIGGVYQNRKSSDQEGVLYTPVPKDYQQKAMGFLNEHVFSTPDWLLDKEILRRIEHGGALDRVKNLQARILNDVMAADVMIRLNESHAFDGEEAYTPLEMLEDLRRGVWAEIYEMRMINPYRRNLQRIYLDNMESMFTNDESSSFRNRIDIKNSDIRTFLRVELNRLRNDLGRAQTRISDELTRAHLEDALFRIDDILDSDN from the coding sequence ATGAAAAGTTATAGCTCAGTAATAACCAAGGACGCTGAAACTGATGAAGGATTGTTTGACGTCCACTGGGTTAAAGACAAATTGTATTATGAGCTTCCCGATTCACTGTTAAATCGTGAAATGTTGTTGGTAAGCCGAATAGCTGAAGTTCCAACCGACTATTTTGGATTCTTTTCAAGTGGAGCAAAAACAGCTGAACAAGTTATCACCTTTGAACGTCAGAGGGATCAAATTCTCATTCGAAAGCAATCATACAATGCTGTTGCAGCTGATACATTGCCCATTTATAAATCAGTCAAAGCAAATAACTTTGCGCCCATCATAGCTGCATTTCCCATTGAAACGATAAGTGAAGACTCCTCTTCCATTGTCATTGAAATGACTGATTTCTTTACTTCAGATATTGAAGCCATCAGCGGGGCCATTAGTTTTCTGAGACGCGAATATCAGGTACGCCGACTGGATGGAGATCGCAGTTACATTGAATCGGCCAAAAGCTTTCCGGAAAATATAGAAATACGCCATGTACTCACATATAATGCGGGAAATCCTCCCTCTGATGAACAAACAGCTACACTTTCGATGTTAATGAGCCAATCCATGGTACTGCTTCCGGAAGAGCCAATGCGTCCAAGATATGAAGATTACCGCGTAGGTTGGTTTACCGTTAATCAAATTGACTATGGCTCAGATGAGCAAAAAGCGGCAGAGAAAAGCTATATTCGTCGTTGGAGGCTGGAACCAAAAGACCCGGAAGCTTATGCACGAGGCGAACTTGTTGAGCCGGTTAAACCAATTGTATATTATCTTGATCCTGCCACACCTACCAAGTATGTGCCATACATAAAACAAGGTGTAGAAGACTGGAATGAAGCTTTTGAAGCGGCCGGTTTTAAAAATGCTGTGATTGCCAAAGAAGCCCCTTCTCCGGAAGAAGATCCGGATTGGAGTCCTGAAGATATTCGTTATTCTACGGTCCGTTGGGTTGCCAGTACTATCCGAAATGCTGTTGGCCCAAGTGTCAGTGATCCGCGAACCGGTGAGATTATTGAAAGTGACATCGTTTGGTATCATAACCATATGCGTTCTTACCGCAACCGCCTGATGATTGAAACCGGAGCCGCAAATCCTGAAGCCAGGAAATTAAAGTTGGATGATGACTTGATTGGCGAAACCATGCGCCGTGTTATTTCTCACGAAATTGGTCATGCCATTGGCCTGCCCCATAACATGCAGTCTAGTTCAGCCTACCCGGTAGATTCCCTCCGTTCCGGATCTTTTACCCAAAAATACGGAATTGCTACAACTATCATGGAGTATGCACGGCAAAACTATATTGCTCAGCCCGGCGATGAAAATATCCGATTCATTCGAAAAATAGGACCCTATGATAAATACGCCGTGAACTGGGGATATCGTGTTATTCCCGAGGCCAGAACCCCGGAAGATGAAAAACCCATTTTAGATGAATGGATCCTCGAAAAAGCCGATGACCCGATTTATCGATTTGCATCTTCTACCGGATACGATCCTTCCGCTCAAACGGAAGACTTATCCAATGACCCGGTGCAGGCCAGTACTTATGGATTAATGAATTTGAAGCGTGTGGTTCCCAATCTCATTGAATGGACTTCTACTCCCGGTGAAGGATATGATGATCTGGAAGAAATATACAGTGAACTCATTTTCCAATGGGCACGCTATGCCGGACATGTTTCCACCAATATCGGAGGAGTATACCAAAACAGAAAAAGCTCTGATCAGGAGGGCGTGCTTTACACCCCTGTTCCTAAAGATTATCAACAAAAAGCCATGGGATTCTTGAATGAACATGTGTTTTCTACTCCGGACTGGCTTTTGGATAAAGAAATACTTCGAAGAATTGAACATGGCGGAGCTCTGGACCGCGTAAAAAACCTGCAAGCTCGTATACTTAATGATGTAATGGCAGCAGATGTAATGATACGCTTGAATGAAAGCCATGCCTTTGACGGGGAGGAAGCTTACACGCCTTTAGAAATGCTTGAAGATTTACGGCGGGGTGTTTGGGCTGAAATCTACGAAATGAGAATGATTAACCCTTATCGCAGAAACCTGCAACGAATCTATCTCGATAATATGGAAAGCATGTTTACCAATGATGAATCAAGCAGTTTTCGAAACCGTATCGATATTAAAAATTCTGACATTCGCACATTCTTACGGGTAGAATTGAATAGGCTTCGAAATGATTTAGGCCGAGCCCAAACCCGAATATCGGATGAGCTAACTCGTGCCCATTTAGAAGATGCCCTTTTCAGAATAGATGACATTTTAGATTCTGACAACTGA